One segment of Chitinispirillales bacterium ANBcel5 DNA contains the following:
- a CDS encoding phasin family protein codes for MIDLMRKSVYAALGLAVMTREKVEESARKIASDAKMSEAEGKKFVDELVKKSEETKASIEKMVNERVDSALKKVNICTQEELKSLEKRVSKLENDCESRDKK; via the coding sequence ATGATCGACCTTATGAGAAAAAGTGTTTACGCTGCGCTTGGTTTGGCTGTTATGACTCGTGAGAAGGTTGAGGAGAGTGCCAGAAAGATCGCCTCAGATGCAAAGATGAGTGAAGCAGAGGGAAAGAAATTCGTTGATGAGCTTGTGAAAAAATCAGAAGAAACTAAAGCTTCTATAGAGAAAATGGTGAATGAAAGAGTAGATAGCGCCCTTAAAAAGGTCAATATTTGCACCCAGGAAGAACTCAAGAGTCTTGAAAAAAGGGTTAGCAAACTTGAAAATGATTGCGAGTCACGGGATAAGAAGTGA
- a CDS encoding lysylphosphatidylglycerol synthase transmembrane domain-containing protein — MSTKATIVFLLKAVLTIAPFVWIYAQTNIHDVLRIVKTVPVHLLFLVIFFSFLIHLSQGVKWWFLLRRFNSQIPLRETLKVHLLGSFYSIAFPTSAAQDLLRAALLSRSHPGSQAWASSWMSRFIGLFALLVLSTWGTAMLDSTILPPGFRSSLFTVFAMVAFIGAISFSKKITRPVRKVVSKVISPKPLSFIENIREGVYAYKSSYSTLLGSFFISAAIHLLIIANTTFLIYIITGNFFFLECLAFIPLIEILSISLPLTPGGIGVREALIAIMFRQLELGPDHLGSYVLISLLCYFLPKVTGSLLLIPHILRRKQ; from the coding sequence ATGAGTACTAAAGCTACAATAGTTTTTTTATTAAAAGCAGTGTTAACGATTGCTCCATTTGTATGGATCTATGCTCAAACCAATATACATGATGTTTTGAGAATCGTTAAAACGGTGCCCGTTCACCTGCTTTTTTTAGTAATTTTCTTCTCCTTTCTGATTCACCTGTCTCAGGGGGTTAAATGGTGGTTTCTTCTTAGAAGATTCAACTCCCAAATACCACTGCGGGAGACACTGAAAGTACACCTTCTGGGCTCTTTTTACTCGATTGCATTCCCTACCAGCGCAGCACAGGATCTGCTCCGGGCAGCGCTTCTGAGCAGATCTCACCCCGGCTCCCAGGCCTGGGCATCTTCATGGATGAGCAGGTTTATCGGACTATTTGCCCTTTTGGTGCTCTCTACCTGGGGCACCGCAATGCTTGACTCCACTATTCTGCCACCCGGCTTCCGTTCCTCACTGTTTACCGTATTTGCAATGGTAGCATTTATCGGGGCAATCTCGTTTTCAAAAAAAATCACCCGACCAGTGCGCAAAGTGGTTTCAAAGGTTATAAGCCCCAAACCCCTAAGTTTTATCGAAAACATAAGAGAAGGTGTGTACGCCTATAAAAGCTCCTACAGTACACTCCTTGGCTCCTTTTTTATCTCCGCAGCAATACACCTGCTAATCATTGCTAACACAACATTTCTGATATACATTATTACTGGTAATTTTTTCTTTCTGGAGTGCCTGGCATTTATTCCGCTCATTGAGATTTTAAGCATCTCACTGCCTCTGACACCAGGAGGGATTGGGGTCAGGGAAGCACTGATAGCAATTATGTTTCGACAACTTGAGCTTGGCCCTGACCATCTTGGATCGTACGTATTGATTAGTTTACTTTGCTACTTTTTGCCTAAAGTAACCGGAAGCCTACTCCTCATTCCCCATATACTGAGAAGAAAACAGTGA
- the treY gene encoding malto-oligosyltrehalose synthase, producing the protein MKTPRSTYRLQFNANFTFNNARSILDYLEKLGISDIYASPIFKARKGSTHGYDVVNNQELNPDIGTRVEFEHLMETVQAKGLGWLQDIVPNHMAIDSGNEFLMDILENGPASAAYNYFDIDWEHPYESLRGKLLLPILGDLYKECLEGGQIKLTYEREGFFFNYYEHRFPLKIETYANVLSHRIDRLKADLGNTHSGLIKLLGVLYIVKNLNSATESEERKGQVSFAKTMLWELCSADSTIAEFIDENLTEFNGKEGDPSSFSLLDALHSEQFFKLSYWKVATEELNYRRFFTVNDLISVRAEDEHVFVDFHALILSMANKGVFTGLRIDHIDGLYNPRKYLERLRNQIPDLYLIVEKILAHDEYLRGDWPVQGTTGYDFMNMVSQMMSQSGNEKRFEKLYKRFSGEYRDFNTLLLEKKRLIINRHMAGDIDNLALLIKKVSSTDRRGTDMTMHGLRSAIIELLAFFPVYRTYIHSGTLNREDIQILDETFFIVKKNNPAFIRELEFIEHYLYLRLDPSASEHTQQQWLNIIMRFQQFSGPLMAKGLEDTTLYDYNRLISLNEVGGYPDKFGVQRGAFHKFNQKRFHLTPHTLNATSTHDTKRGEDARMRIGVLSEIPNEWERMLKEFARINKNFKKKIKGELLPDGNDEIFLYQTLLGSWPFEQANFEQFIERIQAYTLKAAREAKVHTEWIKPDEEFENILRDFINSVLDRQLNKSFFDIFIPFQEKIAWYGVRNSLSQLILKCCSPGVPDLYQGTELWDLNLVDPDNRRPVDYDLRSSMLSDIAIMEEQDYCDFLTKSLSHPENGAVKLFLLHQLLKLRNSCPTLFECGSYAPLRIEGEHKNHLVAFSRHHNDQYLIAVVPRLLTNVYQQNSSLSNSDQVWSTTAVEVPASFPNHFKNVLTGKSVDVVGADSTVGELFKDFPGAVLFGCQ; encoded by the coding sequence ATGAAAACACCACGTTCTACCTACCGACTCCAATTCAATGCAAATTTCACGTTCAATAATGCCCGTAGTATTCTCGATTATCTTGAAAAATTAGGGATTTCCGATATCTATGCCTCACCAATTTTTAAGGCAAGAAAGGGCAGCACTCATGGCTATGATGTAGTTAATAATCAGGAACTTAATCCAGACATTGGTACCAGGGTTGAATTTGAGCACCTCATGGAGACCGTTCAAGCTAAAGGATTGGGCTGGCTTCAGGACATCGTTCCAAATCATATGGCAATCGATAGTGGCAACGAATTTCTGATGGATATTCTTGAAAACGGACCCGCTTCAGCAGCCTATAACTACTTTGATATCGACTGGGAGCACCCTTATGAGAGCTTACGAGGTAAATTACTGCTCCCTATACTTGGGGATCTCTATAAAGAATGTCTGGAAGGGGGGCAGATAAAGCTAACCTACGAGCGGGAAGGGTTTTTCTTTAATTACTATGAACATCGTTTCCCCCTTAAAATTGAAACCTATGCAAATGTGCTTAGTCATAGAATAGATCGCCTGAAAGCGGATTTGGGAAACACTCACTCAGGGCTCATAAAGCTTCTGGGAGTACTGTACATTGTAAAAAACCTCAACTCTGCCACAGAATCGGAGGAAAGAAAGGGACAGGTTTCATTTGCCAAAACTATGCTTTGGGAGCTTTGCAGTGCAGATAGCACAATAGCAGAATTCATTGATGAAAATCTCACTGAATTCAATGGAAAAGAGGGCGATCCAAGCAGCTTCTCGCTTCTTGATGCGCTTCACTCCGAGCAGTTTTTTAAACTCAGTTACTGGAAAGTGGCAACCGAGGAACTCAATTACCGACGTTTTTTCACTGTAAATGATCTTATATCGGTAAGAGCAGAAGATGAACATGTGTTTGTGGATTTTCATGCTTTGATTCTAAGTATGGCAAATAAGGGGGTGTTTACCGGTCTCAGGATCGATCATATCGATGGGTTGTATAATCCACGTAAGTATCTGGAGCGTCTTAGAAATCAGATACCCGATCTTTATCTTATAGTAGAGAAGATATTGGCACATGATGAGTATCTCAGAGGCGATTGGCCGGTTCAGGGAACCACCGGATACGATTTTATGAATATGGTTTCACAGATGATGTCCCAGAGCGGTAATGAGAAGAGGTTTGAGAAGCTATATAAGCGCTTTTCAGGAGAGTACCGGGATTTTAACACTCTTCTTTTAGAGAAAAAGCGCCTCATTATAAACCGTCACATGGCCGGTGACATCGACAATCTTGCACTCTTGATAAAAAAGGTTAGTTCAACTGACCGCCGCGGCACCGATATGACCATGCATGGTTTAAGAAGTGCAATTATTGAACTTCTGGCCTTTTTTCCGGTGTATCGTACCTACATACATTCAGGAACACTGAACCGCGAAGATATCCAAATTTTAGACGAAACTTTTTTTATAGTTAAAAAGAACAATCCTGCTTTTATTCGGGAGCTTGAGTTTATTGAACACTATCTCTATTTACGATTGGACCCAAGCGCCTCTGAACACACTCAGCAGCAGTGGCTTAACATAATAATGCGTTTTCAGCAGTTTAGTGGGCCGTTGATGGCAAAGGGGCTCGAAGACACCACGCTTTATGATTACAACAGGCTGATCTCTCTTAACGAAGTCGGTGGCTATCCGGATAAATTTGGCGTGCAAAGGGGAGCTTTTCACAAATTTAACCAAAAAAGGTTTCATCTAACACCGCATACCCTTAATGCAACTTCAACTCATGATACCAAAAGGGGAGAAGATGCAAGGATGCGCATTGGGGTGCTTTCTGAAATCCCCAATGAGTGGGAGCGGATGCTTAAGGAATTTGCACGAATCAATAAAAATTTTAAAAAGAAGATTAAGGGTGAGCTGCTCCCGGATGGTAATGATGAAATATTTCTCTATCAGACACTTTTAGGCTCATGGCCCTTTGAACAAGCTAACTTTGAGCAATTCATTGAACGAATACAAGCATACACGCTCAAAGCTGCCCGGGAAGCCAAAGTTCACACCGAATGGATAAAACCCGATGAGGAGTTTGAGAATATATTGAGAGATTTTATAAACTCCGTTCTTGATCGCCAGCTCAACAAATCCTTTTTCGACATATTCATCCCCTTTCAGGAAAAAATCGCATGGTATGGGGTACGTAATTCTCTCTCCCAGCTTATACTTAAATGCTGTTCACCTGGTGTACCGGATCTCTATCAGGGAACAGAACTATGGGATCTTAATCTTGTGGATCCTGACAACAGAAGGCCCGTTGATTATGACCTGCGAAGTTCCATGCTTTCTGATATCGCAATAATGGAGGAGCAGGATTACTGTGACTTTTTAACCAAAAGTTTATCTCACCCTGAAAATGGGGCTGTAAAGCTTTTTTTGCTTCACCAATTGCTTAAATTACGCAATAGCTGCCCCACACTATTTGAATGCGGCTCATATGCTCCTCTGAGAATAGAGGGAGAGCATAAAAATCATTTAGTGGCCTTCTCCCGTCACCATAATGATCAGTACCTTATCGCTGTTGTGCCGCGTCTGCTTACCAATGTTTACCAGCAGAATTCTTCACTTTCCAACTCAGATCAGGTATGGAGTACTACAGCTGTTGAGGTTCCTGCTTCTTTTCCTAATCATTTCAAGAATGTGTTAACTGGTAAAAGCGTAGATGTAGTTGGCGCGGATAGTACTGTTGGGGAGCTTTTTAAGGATTTTCCGGGTGCTGTTTTGTTTGGTTGCCAATAA
- a CDS encoding tetratricopeptide repeat protein has translation MGDYYRKWMCHWGLFLSLMLLVILGGCAASSQQLEMEALLPEIDVIHVKENSDEALRMAQETHLDLQVLRSQVVDLDNQIVLLSEEVSSVSIAKIAEIETRLALLIEAYKDLYSIVKAIENSPAPQRAAQSRPPATFSPSSASALLSPSQDYEIYRKGLQAYNARNFNQSKRLFSQVVENFPEGSWAQDAQYWVGESYYAMGDFASAVSAFRRVLSLNNAPKAEDAMFKLGLSFIRMGQVREAREALQMLIDRYPASDYKDRAQNFLKDLK, from the coding sequence ATGGGTGATTATTATAGAAAATGGATGTGTCATTGGGGCTTGTTCCTTTCTCTTATGCTACTTGTGATTTTGGGCGGGTGCGCAGCTTCCAGTCAGCAGCTTGAAATGGAGGCTCTGTTACCGGAGATAGACGTTATCCATGTGAAAGAAAATTCAGATGAAGCGTTGAGGATGGCCCAGGAGACACATCTTGATCTTCAGGTGCTTCGCTCTCAGGTGGTGGATCTGGATAATCAGATTGTACTACTTTCTGAAGAGGTGTCCAGTGTTTCGATCGCAAAGATCGCCGAGATTGAAACTCGTTTAGCACTACTCATTGAGGCATATAAGGATCTTTATAGCATAGTAAAGGCTATAGAAAACTCCCCAGCTCCTCAAAGAGCAGCTCAAAGCAGACCACCTGCCACTTTTAGCCCTTCAAGTGCATCGGCCCTGCTATCCCCCTCTCAGGACTATGAAATTTACCGCAAAGGGCTGCAGGCTTATAATGCAAGAAATTTTAACCAGTCAAAACGACTCTTCTCACAGGTGGTTGAAAATTTTCCTGAGGGTAGTTGGGCTCAGGATGCTCAGTACTGGGTAGGGGAGAGTTACTATGCAATGGGAGATTTCGCTTCGGCAGTAAGTGCATTCAGGAGAGTTCTATCACTGAATAACGCTCCAAAGGCTGAAGACGCAATGTTTAAACTGGGTCTCTCGTTTATAAGGATGGGGCAGGTCCGTGAAGCCAGAGAAGCGCTGCAGATGCTTATAGATCGTTATCCGGCAAGTGACTATAAAGACAGAGCTCAAAACTTTCTTAAAGATCTAAAGTAA
- a CDS encoding LptF/LptG family permease: protein MLIYRYIIRELIFPFIASLGIIVFLFIMQQAMVLLNRIVSRGLDPAVVFEIFVIQLGWILALAIPMAVLTSTLMTFGRMSGDNEITAIKASGSSMFPLLIPVFSAGLVVTVGLFYFHDLILPEANHRASKLLSDISRTQPAAFIEPGVLIQDFEDYTLYTHDVDPVTGDLSGIRIMTDAAGQDPTVTVAASGNVRMTNDQRFLKLTLHNGETHSYPRDADQEYYIGEFEKQVIYIQNVDSRLQRTESDYRGNREKTIAMMLSDVEDLREANQNILVNHHKIIDTLSAQMTRYDSLNKVLPYDSEQTDIMSFDKWIQHYGKSIPVASNEVLKNKDALQRVIRRKHSNDLSIAQYMVEVHKKYAIPAAVLLFVLIGAPLGIMAKRGGLAVGGSYSLFFFIIYWAFLIVGESWADNLIISPFLGMWSGNILIAIAGLVLLYFMLQEKTIRFDFVKHFFAFLTKNQLIKSISKSFIFKIPGIIFLLPKIITRKCIKILPTYLMGQFLSYTIGLLIAVLVIFVVVDYVSNLRRFEHATLLEALLYYWYYLPWLIQTMLPVVLLLASMFAMGKLVKQSELTAIKAAGVNIRQLTFPLLGFALFLSVAAFYGGEVILPLANERRAELSEQFRHPPSMRDSRQPGRREYRRNFFYFGDPNTMYVFKEFSTNPQFARQIQRLSFREDGLMQRIDAEEMVYDENSGWKFLNGQIRSFGRKDSILLTFDTLDDDVLTSKPHDMVKYVRSKREMSYWELKNYIEISRQRGEQVQRHKAELHFKIALPLMNFLVILLGVAITARTGRKGGPINFAIGLMMVFAYWIISRSTMVLAQNGTITPLAGAWIGNIIFTVIGIILYRKAAH, encoded by the coding sequence ATGCTTATTTATAGATATATTATAAGGGAACTTATTTTCCCCTTTATTGCATCACTGGGCATCATTGTTTTTCTCTTCATTATGCAACAGGCAATGGTCCTCCTTAACCGTATTGTTTCACGAGGACTTGATCCTGCAGTGGTATTTGAAATCTTTGTGATCCAGCTTGGATGGATACTGGCACTTGCCATACCAATGGCCGTTCTTACCTCAACCCTTATGACTTTTGGACGAATGTCCGGAGATAATGAGATAACAGCCATAAAGGCATCGGGGTCAAGTATGTTTCCCCTTCTCATTCCCGTTTTTAGTGCTGGACTTGTGGTTACAGTAGGTCTATTTTACTTTCACGATCTCATTCTTCCCGAAGCTAACCACAGAGCATCTAAACTACTCTCAGACATTAGCCGAACACAACCGGCAGCATTTATAGAACCAGGGGTTTTAATACAGGATTTTGAAGACTATACGCTCTATACCCATGATGTAGACCCGGTAACGGGTGATCTGTCAGGAATACGAATCATGACCGACGCAGCAGGACAGGATCCAACAGTAACTGTAGCTGCAAGCGGAAATGTGCGAATGACCAACGACCAGAGGTTTTTAAAACTCACCCTCCATAACGGAGAGACCCATAGCTATCCCCGTGATGCTGATCAGGAATATTATATCGGAGAATTTGAAAAACAGGTTATATACATCCAAAATGTGGATAGCAGACTTCAACGCACCGAATCGGATTACAGAGGTAACAGAGAAAAAACTATCGCTATGATGCTTAGTGATGTCGAAGATTTAAGGGAAGCGAACCAAAACATCTTAGTTAACCATCATAAAATCATCGATACCCTCAGTGCTCAGATGACACGTTACGACTCACTAAACAAAGTACTTCCTTATGATTCAGAACAAACCGACATTATGTCATTTGATAAGTGGATCCAACATTACGGTAAATCGATACCGGTAGCATCCAATGAAGTTTTGAAGAATAAAGATGCTCTACAGCGGGTAATCAGGCGTAAACATTCAAATGACCTTTCAATTGCTCAGTACATGGTTGAGGTTCATAAAAAGTATGCTATTCCTGCAGCGGTTCTGCTTTTTGTGCTCATAGGTGCTCCACTTGGGATTATGGCAAAAAGGGGCGGATTAGCTGTAGGGGGAAGCTACAGCTTGTTTTTCTTTATAATTTACTGGGCTTTTTTAATTGTGGGTGAATCCTGGGCTGATAATCTTATAATATCACCCTTTTTGGGTATGTGGTCGGGCAACATACTGATTGCTATTGCAGGATTGGTTCTTCTGTATTTTATGCTGCAGGAAAAAACAATCCGCTTCGATTTTGTTAAACATTTTTTTGCATTTCTGACCAAAAACCAACTTATTAAATCGATCAGCAAGTCTTTTATATTCAAAATTCCCGGCATTATCTTTTTATTACCCAAAATCATAACCAGAAAATGTATCAAAATTCTACCCACCTATCTGATGGGTCAATTTCTCAGTTATACTATTGGGCTTCTGATCGCTGTTTTGGTTATATTCGTAGTTGTAGATTACGTAAGTAATCTACGTCGTTTCGAGCATGCAACTCTGCTTGAGGCGCTTCTGTATTACTGGTACTATTTACCCTGGTTGATACAAACAATGCTCCCGGTAGTTTTGCTGCTTGCATCTATGTTTGCTATGGGAAAGTTGGTAAAACAAAGTGAACTAACAGCGATTAAAGCCGCCGGTGTTAATATACGTCAGCTTACATTTCCGTTGCTTGGATTTGCACTTTTTCTCAGTGTTGCAGCCTTTTACGGTGGTGAGGTTATCTTACCACTGGCAAATGAACGCCGTGCAGAGTTGAGTGAACAGTTCAGGCACCCACCATCAATGCGTGACTCGAGGCAACCGGGGCGTCGTGAGTACAGAAGAAATTTTTTCTACTTTGGTGATCCAAACACGATGTATGTGTTTAAAGAATTCAGCACAAACCCTCAGTTTGCACGTCAGATACAACGACTCTCCTTTAGAGAAGATGGTTTAATGCAAAGAATTGATGCTGAAGAGATGGTGTATGATGAAAACAGTGGATGGAAATTTCTAAACGGGCAAATAAGATCATTTGGCAGAAAAGACAGTATTTTATTAACTTTCGATACTCTTGATGACGATGTTCTTACTTCAAAACCGCACGATATGGTAAAATACGTAAGATCAAAAAGAGAGATGAGTTACTGGGAACTTAAAAACTATATAGAAATATCCAGGCAAAGAGGTGAACAGGTACAGCGCCACAAAGCGGAATTACATTTTAAAATCGCCCTTCCTTTGATGAACTTTTTAGTAATTCTTCTTGGAGTAGCTATAACTGCCCGTACAGGAAGAAAAGGGGGACCGATTAATTTTGCTATTGGTCTTATGATGGTGTTTGCTTATTGGATTATCTCCCGCAGTACTATGGTGTTAGCACAAAACGGAACAATCACTCCCCTTGCCGGTGCCTGGATTGGAAATATTATATTCACTGTTATAGGAATAATTCTTTACAGAAAGGCTGCACACTGA
- a CDS encoding response regulator → MRHKILLIDDNHDTLDLLELLLYKSFEIVTAMNGFEGLKKAQEEKPHLIITDIMMPIMDGIRFYNNLKKEESIKKTPVIATSSFLKKITYKSLLNMGFNGVVSKPVKREEVFSAIEKILADKNFSSNANEALNS, encoded by the coding sequence ATGCGTCATAAAATTCTTCTAATCGATGATAACCATGACACACTGGACCTTCTGGAACTTCTGCTTTATAAAAGTTTTGAAATTGTTACCGCAATGAATGGATTTGAAGGACTGAAAAAAGCACAAGAAGAAAAACCACATCTAATTATTACCGATATAATGATGCCTATAATGGACGGTATTCGATTCTATAATAACCTGAAAAAAGAAGAGTCGATTAAAAAAACTCCTGTCATAGCTACGAGCTCTTTTCTTAAAAAAATCACCTACAAAAGCCTCCTTAATATGGGATTCAATGGAGTTGTTTCCAAGCCGGTAAAGAGAGAAGAAGTGTTTAGCGCTATAGAAAAGATCTTGGCAGATAAAAATTTCTCAAGCAATGCAAATGAGGCCTTAAACTCATGA
- a CDS encoding diguanylate cyclase — protein MKKRITSISLLLILTLIIPVLYENVSENFTTILISFALFLSFTMLYYKPKKLKLSDSFPSGNKTKENPLISIAQKDIVSDTNRLSLISLSNETCHNEWSKTEKIINDVLDQFLMLINSRIDANTIAVFFPLNEEQYTIRRYHSKTELVNSEAVINPGVGILGNFFKNGLKPLNLSEIPNDSITLYYYKKDASVRSLMASPIIVNGVERGAIIVDSKKKNHFCDEDHAYLNTTATILGQSVYSTYMHTEHRLEHARFASMSNIEKEFFRNLDLDTILDTIMEVILLVLSYDRLTISTLDESCSQATIVRVAGADSNKFLQSSFDLTEKSLASIVYSKNLSFFRNYAKDHYEIRYFKNEPKSEQLQSFMALPIGVAESRGMILIESQHKNFYTQSSLDLVSRLATSAGLAIEKYAVLKEAENQATHDGLTSLLNHREFQNVLSDEITRSIRYNDPLILVLCDIDHFKKLNDTYGHQFGDEVLKGIANRLKISIRDGIDISARYGGEEFALILVKTDDSIAIETVERIRQKISSECFKAPNGDDVQVTMSFGIAQYGKDARHMNDLIKKADKALYRAKDKGRNRIELF, from the coding sequence ATGAAGAAAAGAATCACCAGTATCTCACTGCTGCTTATTCTAACTTTAATCATACCAGTATTGTATGAAAACGTTTCAGAAAACTTCACAACAATTCTAATCTCTTTTGCTCTTTTTCTCTCTTTTACAATGCTCTACTATAAACCCAAAAAACTAAAACTGAGTGACAGTTTTCCCTCTGGTAACAAAACAAAAGAGAATCCATTAATAAGTATTGCACAAAAGGACATAGTCAGCGACACTAATCGCCTTAGTCTTATCTCTTTAAGTAATGAAACGTGTCATAACGAGTGGTCTAAAACAGAGAAAATAATAAACGACGTTCTCGATCAGTTCTTAATGCTTATTAACAGTAGAATAGATGCTAACACAATTGCTGTTTTTTTCCCTTTGAATGAAGAGCAGTATACAATCCGTCGGTACCATTCCAAAACTGAATTGGTTAACTCTGAGGCGGTAATCAATCCCGGTGTTGGGATTCTGGGAAATTTCTTTAAAAATGGTCTGAAACCACTTAATCTTTCAGAAATACCAAATGACAGTATCACTCTATATTACTACAAAAAAGACGCATCGGTTCGCTCATTAATGGCCAGCCCCATAATAGTAAATGGAGTAGAACGTGGAGCAATTATTGTAGACAGCAAAAAGAAAAACCATTTCTGTGATGAAGATCATGCATATCTTAATACCACTGCAACAATACTCGGTCAATCAGTTTACAGCACTTACATGCACACAGAACACAGACTTGAACATGCACGCTTTGCTTCTATGAGCAATATTGAAAAAGAGTTCTTCCGCAATTTAGACCTCGATACGATTCTTGATACTATAATGGAAGTTATCCTTCTTGTGCTCTCCTACGATCGCCTGACCATAAGTACTTTAGATGAAAGTTGCTCTCAGGCAACAATCGTACGAGTAGCAGGGGCAGACAGTAATAAATTTCTACAGAGCAGCTTTGACCTTACAGAGAAATCTCTTGCCAGCATAGTGTATTCTAAAAACCTAAGCTTTTTCAGAAACTATGCTAAAGATCATTATGAAATACGCTATTTTAAAAATGAACCAAAATCAGAACAATTACAAAGCTTTATGGCTTTACCTATAGGTGTTGCAGAGAGCAGGGGCATGATTCTTATTGAATCCCAGCACAAAAACTTCTACACACAGTCCAGCCTTGATTTGGTGAGCAGACTTGCCACAAGCGCGGGGCTTGCAATAGAGAAATATGCCGTTTTAAAAGAAGCAGAGAATCAGGCAACACATGATGGATTGACAAGTCTTCTCAATCACCGTGAATTCCAAAACGTGCTCTCTGATGAAATAACTCGTTCGATAAGATACAATGATCCTCTTATATTGGTTCTTTGTGATATCGATCATTTTAAAAAGCTCAATGATACCTATGGACACCAATTTGGTGATGAGGTTTTAAAAGGAATAGCCAACAGATTGAAAATAAGTATCAGGGATGGAATTGATATTTCCGCCCGATATGGTGGTGAAGAATTCGCACTCATACTTGTTAAAACGGATGACAGCATTGCTATTGAAACGGTAGAGAGGATTCGTCAGAAAATCTCTTCAGAATGCTTTAAAGCTCCTAATGGTGATGATGTCCAGGTCACTATGAGTTTTGGAATAGCACAGTATGGAAAAGATGCAAGACATATGAATGATCTTATCAAAAAGGCAGACAAGGCACTGTACAGAGCAAAAGATAAAGGTAGAAACCGAATAGAACTATTTTAA